The sequence TCCGTGAGAGGAGATCGTCGATGCCGAATCGAAACCGACGGGGCCTGTGCGCCCTGGCAGCCCTGGTGGCGGTGGCGCTGCTGGTCACGGGGCCGGCCGGTCAGCCCAGGCGCGGCGGGATCCTCACCTGGGCGACGCACCAGGACGTGGATCAGACGGACGTCCACAAGTCCTTCGCTCTGCTCACCGGGATGGTGCTCGGCCGGAACGTCTTCGACCGCCTCGTCGAGCACAACGAGAAGCTCGAGCTCGTGCCGCGTCTGGCCGAGCGATGGGAGACCTCGGGCGACGGCCGCACCTGGACCTTCCACCTCCGCAAGGGAGTCAAGTTCCACGACGGGACGCCCTTCAACGCGGAGGCGGTCAAGTTCAACATCGACCGCGCCCTGAATCCGGAGAACCGGCTCCTGGCCGGTCGTTTCGCCTACGCGGGGGTCCAGGCGGCGGAGGTCGTCAGCGAGCACGCGGTGAGGCTCGTCACCAAGGAGCCGGTCGGAGCCCTGCTCGACAACATGGCCGACAGCGGCTTCGGCGCCATTCAGAGCCCGAAGTCGATCAAGGAGGCCCCGGTGTCCGGCATCGTTCCCACCGGCACCGGCCCCTTCAAGCTCGCGAGCTGGACCCGCGGCGACCAGCTCGTCCTCGAGGCGAACCCCGACTACTGGGACGGACGCCCGAACCTGGACCGGGTCGTGGTGCGGCCGGTCCCGGAGGGCGGGACGCGGGCGTCGCTCCTGGAGACCGGCGAGGCCCAGCTCATCGCTCAGGTGCCGCTGCAGGACGTGAAGCGGCTCCAGGGCAACAGGAGCCTGGCCGTCGACGT comes from Candidatus Methylomirabilota bacterium and encodes:
- a CDS encoding ABC transporter substrate-binding protein, encoding MPNRNRRGLCALAALVAVALLVTGPAGQPRRGGILTWATHQDVDQTDVHKSFALLTGMVLGRNVFDRLVEHNEKLELVPRLAERWETSGDGRTWTFHLRKGVKFHDGTPFNAEAVKFNIDRALNPENRLLAGRFAYAGVQAAEVVSEHAVRLVTKEPVGALLDNMADSGFGAIQSPKSIKEAPVSGIVPTGTGPFKLASWTRGDQLVLEANPDYWDGRPNLDRVVVRPVPEGGTRASLLETGEAQLIAQVPLQDVKRLQGNRSLAVDVPAATSWQYIALDTQKLADVRVRQALNHAVDKRQIVQTNLFGVGRVADSPIGSGYRMYASVGSYDYSPERAKQLLAEAGWRPGAGGILEKDGQRLSLTLLIPTAGHSGWPEMAQAVQAYLKAVGVEVKLSAQEWATYLATARKPAAERGFDMALLSWGTADPDSGMRIVLHSAMAPPAGSNVALYRNPRVDDLLARGAATIGFDKRAPLYREAQQLVWQDAPWIFLAERREAVGRRVTLEGVTAIPSSAGLVDVRRAWIK